A stretch of Brassica napus cultivar Da-Ae chromosome C6, Da-Ae, whole genome shotgun sequence DNA encodes these proteins:
- the LOC106357255 gene encoding tip elongation aberrant protein 1 isoform X1: MRWERVRRQNQQVGLGDSSSGPGKRWGHTCNAIKGGRFVYVFGGFGRDDCLTNQVHVFDAGTQIWTKPVIRGVPPSPRDSHSCTTVGDHLFVFGGTDGKNHLNDLHVLDTSSHTWKCVDARGEGPEAREAHSATLVGKRIFIFGGCGKASGSDDEVFYNDLYILNTETLTWQRAVTTGNPPSARDSHTCSTWKNKIIVVGGEDLDDYYLSDVHILDTETFVWKQMKTSGQVLTPRAGHVTVPIERTLFVFGGFTDSQNLYDDLYVLDVETGVWSKLVAMEEGPAARFSAGAVCLGPYKAGSFFFLGGCNKSLEPLDDIYYLHTDGGYNARFDQTPGRLSLRKQMKLKCQAQKLAVAGTSTNQGRENLPLSIGSMYQGKTVFQARVTENVPLGYSIETIIDGKVLRGFLFSNRQSSGLTVDPSVSSGRKRPAMSDADCDHGAKSQRILSEDAAGSSQQAGPVDPSDDANKKVADSDDIHTSMIDTADANVNIARPQEAETAAVAADVKSDVKDQDPSQLNMDAVNAETSPVTLDQANAEPLRNETTTDVGAATEAGPGGDSSPQNQDDGTIAVEDAQADQKPQPH, from the exons ATGAGGTGGGAGAGGGTCCGACGACAAAACCAGCAAGTGGGTCTCGGTGATTCTTCTTCAGGGCCAGGGAAGAGGTGGGGACACACTTGTAACGCCATTAAAGGAGGCAGGTTTGTCTACGTTTTCGGTGGATTCGGTAGAGACGATTGCTTAACGAATCAAGTTCATGTCTTTGACGCTG GAACGCAGATATGGACTAAACCGGTGATCAGAGGCGTGCCGCCTTCTCCGAGAGACAGTCACAGCTGTACAACGGTTGGGGATCACCTTTTTGTGTTTGGTGGTACTGATGGGAAGAATCATCTCAATGATCTGCATGTGCTAGATACTT CTTCACATACTTGGAAATGCGTGGATGCTAGAGGGGAAGGACCCGAGGCAAGAGAGGCTCATAGTGCCACGCTTGTTGGCAAACGCATTTTCATATTCGGTGGCTGTGGGAAAGCTTCTGGTTCTGATGATGAAGTCTTCTATAATGACCTTTACATACTCAACACAG AGACTTTAACGTGGCAACGAGCTGTAACAACTGGGAATCCACCCTCTGCACGAGACAGCCACACTTGCTCAACCTGGAAGAACAAAATCATTGTAGTAGGTGGTGAAGATTTGGATGATTATTATCTCTCCGATGTTCATATCCTTGACACAG aaaCGTTTGTATGGAAGCAGATGAAAACTTCAGGGCAGGTGTTAACACCTCGAGCTGGTCATGTCACTGTTCCAATCGAGAGGACCCTGTTTGTATTTGGAGGGTTTACTGATTCTCAGAACCTTTATGATGATCTCTATGTGCTTGATGTGG aAACGGGTGTATGGTCCAAGTTAGTTGCCATGGAAGAAGGGCCAGCTGCTAGATTCTCTGCTGGAGCTGTGTGTTTAGGTCCTTACAAGGCtggttcttttttctttcttggtgGCTGCAATAAGAGTCTTGAGCCGTTGGATGATATTTACTACCTACACACAG ATGGTGGATACAATGCACGGTTTGATCAAACTCCAGGGAGGTTATCTCTAAGGAAACAAATGAAGCTAAAATGCCAAGCGCAGAAACTAGCTGTGGCTGGAACCAGCACTAATCAAG GAAGAGAGAATCTCCCTTTGAGCATTGGCTCGATGTATCAAGGGAAAACGGTTTTTCAAGCCAGGGTTACTGAAAACGTTCCTTTAGGTTACTCTATAGAAACAATCATTGATGGGAAGGTGCTTCggggttttttgttttcaaacagaCAAAGCTCTGGTCTAACGGTAGATCCAAGCGTTAGCAGTGG CAGGAAAAGGCCTGCTATGTCGGATGCTGATTGTGATCATGGAGCAAAGTCACAGAGAATTTTGAGCGAGGATGCAGCAGGTAGTAGCCAGCAAGCTGGTCCAGTGGATCCTTCTGATGATGCTAACAAGAAGGTTGCAGATTCAGATGATATTCACACGTCTATGATTGACACTGCTGATGCTAATGTAAACATTGCGAGACCACAGGAGGCAGAAACTGCTGCTGTTGCCGCTGATGTGAAATCTGATGTGAAAGATCAAGATCCTTCTCAACTCAATATG GACGCTGTGAACGCAGAAACATCACCGGTTACTCTTGATCAGGCGAATGCAGAGCCACTGAGAAATGAGACAACAACAGACGTTGGTGCTGCTACTGAAGCTGGTCCTGGAGGAGATTCATCGCCACAGAACCAAG ATGATGGAACAATTGCTGTGGAAGATGCACAGGCAGACCAAAAACCGCAACCGCATTAA
- the LOC106357255 gene encoding tip elongation aberrant protein 1 isoform X3: MRWERVRRQNQQVGLGDSSSGPGKRWGHTCNAIKGGRFVYVFGGFGRDDCLTNQVHVFDAGTQIWTKPVIRGVPPSPRDSHSCTTVGDHLFVFGGTDGKNHLNDLHVLDTSSHTWKCVDARGEGPEAREAHSATLVGKRIFIFGGCGKASGSDDEVFYNDLYILNTETLTWQRAVTTGNPPSARDSHTCSTWKNKIIVVGGEDLDDYYLSDVHILDTETFVWKQMKTSGQVLTPRAGHVTVPIERTLFVFGGFTDSQNLYDDLYVLDVETGVWSKLVAMEEGPAARFSAGAVCLGPYKAGSFFFLGGCNKSLEPLDDIYYLHTDGGYNARFDQTPGRLSLRKQMKLKCQAQKLAVAGTSTNQGRENLPLSIGSMYQGKTVFQARVTENVPLGYSIETIIDGKVLRGFLFSNRQSSGLTVDPSVSSGRKRPAMSDADCDHGAKSQRILSEDAAGSSQQAGPVDPSDDANKKEAETAAVAADVKSDVKDQDPSQLNMDAVNAETSPVTLDQANAEPLRNETTTDVGAATEAGPGGDSSPQNQDDGTIAVEDAQADQKPQPH; the protein is encoded by the exons ATGAGGTGGGAGAGGGTCCGACGACAAAACCAGCAAGTGGGTCTCGGTGATTCTTCTTCAGGGCCAGGGAAGAGGTGGGGACACACTTGTAACGCCATTAAAGGAGGCAGGTTTGTCTACGTTTTCGGTGGATTCGGTAGAGACGATTGCTTAACGAATCAAGTTCATGTCTTTGACGCTG GAACGCAGATATGGACTAAACCGGTGATCAGAGGCGTGCCGCCTTCTCCGAGAGACAGTCACAGCTGTACAACGGTTGGGGATCACCTTTTTGTGTTTGGTGGTACTGATGGGAAGAATCATCTCAATGATCTGCATGTGCTAGATACTT CTTCACATACTTGGAAATGCGTGGATGCTAGAGGGGAAGGACCCGAGGCAAGAGAGGCTCATAGTGCCACGCTTGTTGGCAAACGCATTTTCATATTCGGTGGCTGTGGGAAAGCTTCTGGTTCTGATGATGAAGTCTTCTATAATGACCTTTACATACTCAACACAG AGACTTTAACGTGGCAACGAGCTGTAACAACTGGGAATCCACCCTCTGCACGAGACAGCCACACTTGCTCAACCTGGAAGAACAAAATCATTGTAGTAGGTGGTGAAGATTTGGATGATTATTATCTCTCCGATGTTCATATCCTTGACACAG aaaCGTTTGTATGGAAGCAGATGAAAACTTCAGGGCAGGTGTTAACACCTCGAGCTGGTCATGTCACTGTTCCAATCGAGAGGACCCTGTTTGTATTTGGAGGGTTTACTGATTCTCAGAACCTTTATGATGATCTCTATGTGCTTGATGTGG aAACGGGTGTATGGTCCAAGTTAGTTGCCATGGAAGAAGGGCCAGCTGCTAGATTCTCTGCTGGAGCTGTGTGTTTAGGTCCTTACAAGGCtggttcttttttctttcttggtgGCTGCAATAAGAGTCTTGAGCCGTTGGATGATATTTACTACCTACACACAG ATGGTGGATACAATGCACGGTTTGATCAAACTCCAGGGAGGTTATCTCTAAGGAAACAAATGAAGCTAAAATGCCAAGCGCAGAAACTAGCTGTGGCTGGAACCAGCACTAATCAAG GAAGAGAGAATCTCCCTTTGAGCATTGGCTCGATGTATCAAGGGAAAACGGTTTTTCAAGCCAGGGTTACTGAAAACGTTCCTTTAGGTTACTCTATAGAAACAATCATTGATGGGAAGGTGCTTCggggttttttgttttcaaacagaCAAAGCTCTGGTCTAACGGTAGATCCAAGCGTTAGCAGTGG CAGGAAAAGGCCTGCTATGTCGGATGCTGATTGTGATCATGGAGCAAAGTCACAGAGAATTTTGAGCGAGGATGCAGCAGGTAGTAGCCAGCAAGCTGGTCCAGTGGATCCTTCTGATGATGCTAACAAGAAG GAGGCAGAAACTGCTGCTGTTGCCGCTGATGTGAAATCTGATGTGAAAGATCAAGATCCTTCTCAACTCAATATG GACGCTGTGAACGCAGAAACATCACCGGTTACTCTTGATCAGGCGAATGCAGAGCCACTGAGAAATGAGACAACAACAGACGTTGGTGCTGCTACTGAAGCTGGTCCTGGAGGAGATTCATCGCCACAGAACCAAG ATGATGGAACAATTGCTGTGGAAGATGCACAGGCAGACCAAAAACCGCAACCGCATTAA
- the LOC106357255 gene encoding tip elongation aberrant protein 1 isoform X2 — MRWERVRRQNQQVGLGDSSSGPGKRWGHTCNAIKGGRFVYVFGGFGRDDCLTNQVHVFDAGTQIWTKPVIRGVPPSPRDSHSCTTVGDHLFVFGGTDGKNHLNDLHVLDTSSHTWKCVDARGEGPEAREAHSATLVGKRIFIFGGCGKASGSDDEVFYNDLYILNTETLTWQRAVTTGNPPSARDSHTCSTWKNKIIVVGGEDLDDYYLSDVHILDTETFVWKQMKTSGQVLTPRAGHVTVPIERTLFVFGGFTDSQNLYDDLYVLDVETGVWSKLVAMEEGPAARFSAGAVCLGPYKAGSFFFLGGCNKSLEPLDDIYYLHTDGGYNARFDQTPGRLSLRKQMKLKCQAQKLAVAGTSTNQGRENLPLSIGSMYQGKTVFQARVTENVPLGYSIETIIDGKVLRGFLFSNRQSSGLTVDPSVSSGKRPAMSDADCDHGAKSQRILSEDAAGSSQQAGPVDPSDDANKKVADSDDIHTSMIDTADANVNIARPQEAETAAVAADVKSDVKDQDPSQLNMDAVNAETSPVTLDQANAEPLRNETTTDVGAATEAGPGGDSSPQNQDDGTIAVEDAQADQKPQPH; from the exons ATGAGGTGGGAGAGGGTCCGACGACAAAACCAGCAAGTGGGTCTCGGTGATTCTTCTTCAGGGCCAGGGAAGAGGTGGGGACACACTTGTAACGCCATTAAAGGAGGCAGGTTTGTCTACGTTTTCGGTGGATTCGGTAGAGACGATTGCTTAACGAATCAAGTTCATGTCTTTGACGCTG GAACGCAGATATGGACTAAACCGGTGATCAGAGGCGTGCCGCCTTCTCCGAGAGACAGTCACAGCTGTACAACGGTTGGGGATCACCTTTTTGTGTTTGGTGGTACTGATGGGAAGAATCATCTCAATGATCTGCATGTGCTAGATACTT CTTCACATACTTGGAAATGCGTGGATGCTAGAGGGGAAGGACCCGAGGCAAGAGAGGCTCATAGTGCCACGCTTGTTGGCAAACGCATTTTCATATTCGGTGGCTGTGGGAAAGCTTCTGGTTCTGATGATGAAGTCTTCTATAATGACCTTTACATACTCAACACAG AGACTTTAACGTGGCAACGAGCTGTAACAACTGGGAATCCACCCTCTGCACGAGACAGCCACACTTGCTCAACCTGGAAGAACAAAATCATTGTAGTAGGTGGTGAAGATTTGGATGATTATTATCTCTCCGATGTTCATATCCTTGACACAG aaaCGTTTGTATGGAAGCAGATGAAAACTTCAGGGCAGGTGTTAACACCTCGAGCTGGTCATGTCACTGTTCCAATCGAGAGGACCCTGTTTGTATTTGGAGGGTTTACTGATTCTCAGAACCTTTATGATGATCTCTATGTGCTTGATGTGG aAACGGGTGTATGGTCCAAGTTAGTTGCCATGGAAGAAGGGCCAGCTGCTAGATTCTCTGCTGGAGCTGTGTGTTTAGGTCCTTACAAGGCtggttcttttttctttcttggtgGCTGCAATAAGAGTCTTGAGCCGTTGGATGATATTTACTACCTACACACAG ATGGTGGATACAATGCACGGTTTGATCAAACTCCAGGGAGGTTATCTCTAAGGAAACAAATGAAGCTAAAATGCCAAGCGCAGAAACTAGCTGTGGCTGGAACCAGCACTAATCAAG GAAGAGAGAATCTCCCTTTGAGCATTGGCTCGATGTATCAAGGGAAAACGGTTTTTCAAGCCAGGGTTACTGAAAACGTTCCTTTAGGTTACTCTATAGAAACAATCATTGATGGGAAGGTGCTTCggggttttttgttttcaaacagaCAAAGCTCTGGTCTAACGGTAGATCCAAGCGTTAGCAGTGG GAAAAGGCCTGCTATGTCGGATGCTGATTGTGATCATGGAGCAAAGTCACAGAGAATTTTGAGCGAGGATGCAGCAGGTAGTAGCCAGCAAGCTGGTCCAGTGGATCCTTCTGATGATGCTAACAAGAAGGTTGCAGATTCAGATGATATTCACACGTCTATGATTGACACTGCTGATGCTAATGTAAACATTGCGAGACCACAGGAGGCAGAAACTGCTGCTGTTGCCGCTGATGTGAAATCTGATGTGAAAGATCAAGATCCTTCTCAACTCAATATG GACGCTGTGAACGCAGAAACATCACCGGTTACTCTTGATCAGGCGAATGCAGAGCCACTGAGAAATGAGACAACAACAGACGTTGGTGCTGCTACTGAAGCTGGTCCTGGAGGAGATTCATCGCCACAGAACCAAG ATGATGGAACAATTGCTGTGGAAGATGCACAGGCAGACCAAAAACCGCAACCGCATTAA